A genomic window from Candidatus Hydrogenedentota bacterium includes:
- a CDS encoding DUF6485 family protein: MPDCANHSKNLDRCTCTYMSCGNRGICCDCLHSHLAKRQLPACCFPPEVEKTYDRSFEAFIRAWS, encoded by the coding sequence ATGCCGGATTGTGCGAATCACTCAAAGAACCTCGACCGCTGCACCTGCACCTACATGTCTTGCGGCAACCGCGGGATATGCTGCGATTGCCTGCACAGCCATCTGGCCAAGCGCCAGTTGCCTGCTTGCTGTTTCCCGCCGGAAGTCGAAAAAACCTACGACCGGTCGTTCGAGGCGTTCATCCGCGCCTGGAGTTGA
- a CDS encoding tetratricopeptide repeat protein, with protein MTETGPTTDAKIRIDPATITLVLLLLLGAGMRLFYLGEVVSAPDFTFPLNDPAFKDYWARAMLSGDWTPPEGHSGAFIPGYPYPNPPGYSVFLAAVYWATNGSYLAVRVVQMALGLGSALLLYFLGRALWNRWAGVVAAGLMTTYWAFIYYEGEINQPPLYIFLYLLAFLLCFRWNRDPRFRNALPVGIVLGCASLVRPETMATLPLFALWGAWTAWRRGMVRSGLVWCAVVLGGAGAVISPVTIRNYLVSGAFVPISYTGELNLYMGNSPGYDGYSPATPDIRRMVPTGTWGPLDLRAAAESLGKDLGTDIATYAQWKAHFASKTWANIKSDPTIPFRMAFKRALLTLGPREVDENKVIACEKQRSHLLRHLPGFPWPLGLFVLGMALYGTRAWRPGGKGDRPEPTAASRETAALILVWQLAYFGVFLPLIAGSRYRIPLIPIMFLFGGYGVYAVANLFAVKRYRAAGAIIAATLGLMLLLRIPIIDVKPDLSRWHDERRFAYTKTGRIEDGIRDFNEWIARHPDDAFAHYNLGVMLSDRGRTEDALAHFRRALELNPQYDTVHYNLGLVLARLGHTDDALAEYETALRLMPETADIRFNYGHALAEKGRHDEALAAYRRAIEMDPKHVNAWNSLGHELAQQGHVDEALECFGEAAAIEPDNARAHFNLGYYLAARNRTDEAIAHFRTALSGNPDDADTHFNLGLALAKAGNAEAAAEHFGETLRLAPDYRAAYPNLAVALARLGKTDEALAACARTEETLSPDDVHARFNLATAYALLGRTEEASEQFREVLGREPKHADALNGLGHEWVVQGKREEGIACFRRALEIEPDHPGALFNLGFESAREGKLDDGAACFDRLLRLQPDNADVHFNFALILEKQGKDDDALRHLTEAVRLDPRHANAQCALGFAMQRRQKPDEAARCFAEALRLDPANERAHFGLGLALQMQGRQAEAIEAFSEALRLKPDYENVHYNLGIALLEEKRYDEAAAHFEAALRAQPDDANTRLNYGIALAALNRVDEAVAQYEEALRLRPDYPDALNNLGYERFRKGDADAALALFDRVLASEPDNVTALFNKGYLLVKQDRVDEGIALFREVLRLNPNDANARFNLALALGGQGHKDEAIAEYRRTVEDDPKLAAAHHNLADLLAERGEADEAIAHYEAAMAADAANPNTPKNLAFLLRKKGDINRAADCFGKALALNPDDKDAHAGMADALAARNDLDGARKHYEEWLRLDPQNGNAFRSFGFLLARQKKYDEAIGRFSAALDLNPDDAESHCGIADALAARGRTQEAQEHYETALRLKPDYALAHNNYADLLLRFGKRAEARAEYERALALDPTNPNTQANLGTLLAKDGQNDAAQPYLEEAVRLEPKHTGAHFLLAGILLKKGMAEEAITHYQRVLLVQPDWKEAREGLDAAIRMRDKKQ; from the coding sequence ATGACCGAAACCGGACCCACAACTGACGCCAAAATTCGAATTGACCCGGCCACGATAACCCTTGTACTGCTTTTGCTCCTGGGCGCCGGGATGCGCCTTTTCTATCTCGGTGAAGTAGTGTCTGCTCCCGACTTCACCTTTCCGTTGAACGATCCCGCCTTCAAGGATTACTGGGCACGGGCCATGCTCAGCGGCGACTGGACGCCGCCGGAGGGGCACAGCGGCGCGTTCATTCCCGGCTATCCTTACCCGAATCCGCCGGGCTACTCCGTTTTTCTGGCGGCCGTTTATTGGGCGACGAACGGCAGTTATCTCGCCGTCCGCGTGGTGCAGATGGCGCTGGGGCTGGGTTCGGCGCTCTTGCTGTATTTCCTTGGCCGGGCGTTATGGAACCGTTGGGCGGGGGTAGTTGCGGCCGGCCTGATGACGACGTATTGGGCTTTCATTTACTACGAAGGCGAGATCAACCAGCCTCCGCTTTATATCTTCCTCTATTTGCTGGCCTTTTTGTTGTGTTTCCGCTGGAACCGCGATCCACGGTTCCGCAACGCCCTGCCCGTTGGCATCGTGCTTGGATGCGCTTCGCTCGTGCGCCCGGAGACCATGGCGACGTTGCCCCTTTTCGCGTTGTGGGGGGCATGGACGGCATGGCGTCGCGGCATGGTGCGTTCCGGACTTGTTTGGTGCGCTGTCGTTCTGGGCGGGGCCGGGGCCGTCATTTCACCTGTAACGATTCGGAATTATCTTGTGTCGGGCGCCTTCGTGCCTATTTCCTACACGGGCGAGTTGAACCTGTATATGGGCAACAGCCCCGGTTACGACGGCTATTCGCCGGCAACCCCCGACATTCGCCGGATGGTTCCCACGGGCACGTGGGGTCCGCTGGATTTGCGCGCCGCCGCCGAAAGCCTGGGTAAGGATCTGGGAACGGATATCGCAACCTACGCGCAATGGAAAGCCCATTTCGCGTCCAAAACGTGGGCAAATATCAAAAGCGATCCCACGATTCCATTCCGGATGGCCTTCAAGCGGGCATTGCTCACGCTGGGACCTCGCGAAGTGGATGAAAACAAGGTCATTGCCTGCGAAAAACAACGGTCGCACCTCCTTCGCCATTTGCCCGGCTTCCCGTGGCCGCTCGGATTGTTTGTGCTGGGCATGGCCTTGTACGGAACACGGGCATGGAGGCCGGGCGGAAAGGGCGACCGACCCGAACCAACCGCCGCTTCACGCGAGACGGCGGCGCTGATCCTCGTCTGGCAATTGGCCTATTTCGGCGTGTTTTTACCGTTGATCGCGGGTTCCCGTTACCGTATTCCCCTGATTCCGATCATGTTCCTGTTCGGTGGATATGGCGTGTATGCCGTGGCCAATCTCTTTGCCGTAAAACGATACCGGGCGGCGGGAGCGATCATCGCCGCCACACTGGGGCTCATGCTGCTGCTGCGTATTCCGATCATTGACGTCAAACCGGACCTTTCGCGCTGGCACGACGAACGGCGGTTCGCCTACACGAAGACGGGGCGCATCGAAGACGGCATACGGGATTTCAACGAATGGATTGCACGACATCCGGACGATGCCTTCGCCCATTACAATCTGGGCGTGATGCTCTCGGATCGCGGGCGGACCGAGGACGCGCTGGCCCATTTTCGGCGGGCGCTCGAACTGAATCCCCAGTACGATACGGTCCATTACAATCTCGGCCTTGTCCTGGCGCGGCTCGGGCATACGGACGACGCACTGGCCGAGTATGAAACCGCGCTGCGGCTGATGCCGGAAACCGCGGACATCCGGTTCAATTACGGGCATGCGCTGGCGGAAAAAGGGCGCCACGACGAGGCCCTTGCGGCATACCGGCGCGCAATAGAAATGGATCCGAAGCATGTCAACGCATGGAACAGTCTCGGACATGAACTCGCGCAACAAGGCCACGTGGACGAGGCGCTCGAATGTTTCGGCGAGGCCGCGGCCATCGAACCGGACAATGCGCGGGCGCATTTCAATCTGGGCTATTACCTCGCGGCGCGAAACCGGACGGACGAGGCCATCGCGCATTTCCGGACGGCGTTGTCCGGCAATCCAGACGACGCCGACACGCATTTCAACCTGGGTCTGGCGCTGGCGAAGGCCGGCAACGCCGAAGCCGCCGCGGAACACTTCGGGGAAACGCTGCGCCTTGCGCCGGATTATCGCGCGGCCTATCCCAATCTGGCCGTTGCGCTGGCGCGGCTTGGGAAGACCGACGAAGCGCTCGCGGCCTGCGCCCGAACAGAGGAAACGCTCTCACCGGACGATGTTCACGCCCGGTTCAATCTTGCGACAGCCTACGCCCTGCTCGGACGGACCGAAGAAGCATCGGAGCAGTTTCGCGAAGTCCTGGGGCGCGAACCCAAACACGCCGACGCGCTCAACGGCCTTGGCCACGAATGGGTCGTCCAAGGAAAGCGCGAAGAAGGGATCGCCTGCTTCCGCCGCGCGCTCGAAATAGAGCCGGACCATCCCGGCGCGCTGTTCAATTTGGGGTTCGAATCGGCGCGGGAGGGAAAACTGGACGACGGCGCGGCCTGTTTCGACCGCCTGCTTCGCCTGCAGCCGGACAACGCCGATGTGCATTTCAATTTTGCGCTGATTCTTGAAAAACAGGGCAAGGACGACGACGCGCTGCGGCATTTGACGGAAGCCGTCCGTCTTGATCCCCGGCACGCGAACGCGCAATGCGCGCTCGGTTTCGCGATGCAGCGCCGGCAAAAACCGGACGAGGCCGCCCGGTGTTTCGCGGAGGCATTGCGTTTGGATCCCGCAAACGAACGCGCGCATTTCGGTCTCGGCCTGGCGTTGCAGATGCAGGGAAGGCAGGCCGAAGCCATCGAGGCCTTTTCCGAAGCGTTGCGCCTCAAGCCGGATTACGAAAACGTCCATTACAATCTCGGCATTGCGTTGCTGGAAGAAAAGCGATACGACGAGGCGGCCGCGCATTTCGAGGCGGCGTTGCGCGCGCAGCCGGACGACGCCAACACGCGCCTCAATTACGGCATCGCGCTGGCCGCGCTGAATCGCGTGGACGAGGCCGTCGCGCAATATGAGGAGGCCTTGCGCCTAAGACCGGATTACCCCGACGCCCTGAACAATCTCGGTTATGAGCGGTTTCGCAAAGGGGATGCCGACGCGGCGCTGGCGCTGTTTGATCGCGTGCTGGCGTCCGAACCGGACAACGTGACGGCGCTGTTCAACAAGGGATACCTGCTGGTCAAGCAGGATCGGGTGGACGAGGGCATCGCGCTGTTCCGCGAGGTGTTGCGGTTGAATCCGAACGACGCGAACGCGCGCTTCAACCTGGCGCTGGCTCTGGGCGGGCAAGGCCATAAGGACGAGGCCATCGCGGAGTATCGCAGGACGGTCGAGGACGATCCGAAACTGGCCGCCGCCCATCACAATCTCGCGGACCTGCTTGCGGAACGCGGGGAGGCGGACGAAGCCATCGCGCATTACGAGGCGGCCATGGCGGCGGACGCGGCGAATCCGAACACCCCGAAGAATCTCGCGTTTCTGTTGCGCAAGAAAGGCGACATCAACCGCGCGGCGGATTGTTTCGGCAAGGCGCTGGCCTTGAATCCCGACGACAAGGACGCGCATGCGGGCATGGCGGACGCACTGGCGGCGCGCAACGACCTAGACGGCGCGCGCAAGCATTACGAGGAATGGTTACGGCTCGATCCGCAAAACGGGAACGCCTTTCGGAGTTTCGGATTCCTGCTGGCCCGCCAGAAAAAGTACGACGAAGCCATTGGGCGGTTTTCCGCCGCATTGGACCTGAATCCGGACGACGCCGAATCGCATTGCGGGATCGCGGACGCCTTGGCCGCGCGCGGCAGAACCCAAGAAGCCCAGGAGCATTATGAAACGGCCCTTCGTCTCAAGCCCGATTACGCCTTGGCGCACAACAACTACGCCGATCTACTTTTACGGTTCGGCAAACGGGCCGAGGCGCGCGCGGAATATGAACGCGCGCTGGCGCTCGATCCCACGAATCCCAACACGCAGGCCAATCTGGGCACATTGTTGGCCAAGGACGGCCAAAATGACGCGGCCCAACCCTATCTCGAAGAGGCCGTCCGCCTCGAACCCAAACATACGGGAGCGCATTTCCTGCTGGCCGGCATCCTGTTGAAAAAAGGCATGGCGGAAGAGGCCATAACCCATTACCAACGGGTTCTGCTTGTTCAACCGGATTGGAAAGAGGCGCGCGAGGGATTGGATGCGGCGATTCGCATGCGCGACAAGAAGCAATGA
- a CDS encoding DUF2177 family protein — translation MKYATLWMAGFVFLTILDGLVLSFVLGPFFRAHLQPFLRFENGLVKINVAAALVVWALLSAGLVGFVLPRLASFHHFSGAMMVGAAFGAVVYGIFDFTNMAILRGWPLKVVGVDMAWGAVLCSAASTLLYVLDRRFFDGT, via the coding sequence ATGAAATATGCGACGCTATGGATGGCCGGATTCGTTTTTTTGACCATCCTCGACGGTCTTGTGCTGAGTTTCGTGCTGGGCCCGTTCTTTCGCGCGCATCTCCAGCCGTTTCTCCGTTTCGAGAATGGACTCGTCAAAATCAACGTGGCTGCCGCTTTGGTTGTCTGGGCGCTACTTTCCGCCGGGCTTGTTGGGTTCGTGCTTCCCCGGCTGGCCTCTTTTCATCACTTTTCAGGCGCGATGATGGTTGGCGCCGCGTTTGGAGCCGTCGTGTATGGAATATTCGATTTTACCAACATGGCCATTTTGCGGGGTTGGCCGCTGAAGGTCGTGGGGGTGGATATGGCATGGGGCGCTGTGCTTTGCAGCGCGGCATCCACGTTGCTTTACGTGTTGGACCGGCGTTTTTTTGATGGAACCTGA
- a CDS encoding lipocalin family protein — protein MKKAKTMFASIFGAMLLVVTLAGCPCNPPETAPYVEVERYMGKWYEIAKYPVLFERGLVGVTAEYSLRDDGTVRVVNKGFRGDFNGRETSIEGKAVIADRTTNAKLTVWFGPIPLGFLEPNYWIVGLGGDYDYAVVSDGCRGTLWILSRTPRMDPAKYNMIVSWLEDSGFDTSRLELMPQPE, from the coding sequence ATGAAAAAAGCAAAGACCATGTTTGCAAGTATATTCGGGGCGATGTTGCTGGTTGTGACGCTGGCGGGATGCCCCTGTAATCCGCCGGAAACGGCGCCTTATGTCGAAGTCGAGCGATACATGGGCAAATGGTACGAAATCGCGAAATATCCCGTGCTGTTCGAACGCGGGCTCGTCGGCGTCACCGCCGAGTATTCGTTGCGCGACGATGGAACCGTGCGGGTAGTGAACAAAGGTTTCCGCGGCGATTTCAATGGCCGCGAAACGAGCATCGAAGGCAAGGCCGTTATCGCGGACCGAACAACGAACGCCAAACTCACCGTGTGGTTCGGCCCGATTCCGCTGGGTTTTCTTGAACCGAATTACTGGATTGTCGGACTGGGCGGCGATTACGACTATGCCGTTGTCTCGGACGGTTGCCGGGGAACCTTGTGGATTTTGAGCAGAACCCCCCGGATGGATCCCGCCAAATACAACATGATTGTATCTTGGCTGGAGGATAGCGGATTCGACACCAGCCGGCTGGAATTGATGCCGCAGCCGGAATGA
- a CDS encoding SDR family oxidoreductase: MRKVAFITGATRGIGKACALRLAREGWDIVVAARSVEEDPRLPGTIHTAANEIRAYGTDVLAVPCNVRDTEQIQRAAGATLDRFGRVDAVINNAGALWWRTMDQTPMSRYDLVMGVNARGTYAVTEAFLPAMKKQRGGHVIAMSPPIDLGMVPGQIAYMLSKFGMTLIALGVAEEMREYNIRGTALWPKTIIESYATINFGMGGRELWRKADIVADAVWEILQHPELSNGRALIDEDFLREVGYTDFERYACVEGKDPLPLSADVMAAARAIMAAREQSAP, translated from the coding sequence TTGCGAAAGGTTGCTTTCATCACGGGGGCCACGCGCGGGATAGGCAAGGCGTGCGCGTTGCGCCTGGCGCGCGAAGGATGGGACATTGTCGTGGCGGCGCGATCCGTGGAGGAAGATCCGCGCCTGCCGGGCACCATCCACACGGCGGCGAACGAAATCCGCGCATACGGCACGGATGTGCTGGCCGTGCCATGCAATGTGCGCGACACCGAACAGATCCAACGGGCCGCGGGCGCGACGCTCGACCGGTTCGGGCGCGTGGACGCGGTCATCAACAACGCCGGCGCCCTCTGGTGGCGGACGATGGATCAAACGCCCATGAGCCGCTACGATCTCGTCATGGGCGTCAACGCGCGCGGGACCTATGCCGTGACGGAAGCGTTCCTGCCCGCCATGAAGAAGCAGCGCGGCGGGCACGTCATCGCCATGTCGCCGCCGATAGATTTGGGCATGGTCCCCGGCCAGATCGCCTATATGCTCAGCAAGTTCGGCATGACCCTGATCGCGCTGGGTGTCGCGGAGGAAATGCGCGAATACAACATCCGCGGGACGGCGCTCTGGCCGAAAACCATCATCGAATCCTACGCCACGATCAACTTCGGCATGGGCGGGCGGGAGCTCTGGCGCAAGGCGGATATCGTAGCCGATGCCGTCTGGGAAATACTCCAACATCCGGAACTATCGAACGGGCGCGCGCTGATTGACGAGGATTTCCTTCGCGAAGTGGGCTACACCGATTTCGAACGATACGCCTGTGTGGAGGGAAAGGATCCGCTCCCGCTGTCCGCCGATGTCATGGCCGCCGCCCGCGCAATCATGGCCGCGCGGGAACAATCCGCGCCGTGA
- a CDS encoding protein kinase, with protein MDMHRNILLGLLLEKRNLAGENLLSSAGGRWYRNPDRDLGRLLVDVGALSGDDLHQIGKEMEAIIAQQGGDVRAAIKSLGGPAAVARVFGGTIPMDDACNIGSTHAPASDTTGSSSTIDLSEQFQRDTVPIAKDTDDDPLAGGTLQPMPLTVGPASRATATDVPAVKEHPGRYKSIRTFAAGGMGKLFLVHDLHLNRDIILKELLPEHLEGVGTRPGTRTVDMLTVPVVARFMQEARITSQLEHPAIVPVYELGYRDDGSLYYTMKYVRGRTLQDVLNETRTLSDRLNLLTRFLDLCQAIAYAHSRNVIHRDIKPLNVMVGEFGETVVIDWGIAKVLGKEDIHAKDIAMASTALQSGDTASLTKTVYGQAMGSPYFMAPEQAQGRVDKIDQRSDIYSLGAVLYTILSGRLPYLGLSANEFLKKVVNTPPVPIRQIQKDVPPELAAICERAMQRNPEDRYQTAKELADEIENYLSGGLVRAHTYRFSEHLMRFVKKHKTFLSTAAAGLVALVALGVFSYIRVVRERDRAELERQRAEINWQRAETEKKAAEEARGKEQIAREAAERELYFANISLSERCIQERRMDQARALLANCPDVHRNWEWGRLEYLCNADRMTLAQGGQFVRFTSNDAIATCSVDGHLVLSRLDTGQTVKVLADKGGYQMDIAVSAVEPRRLIAGIEGRVAVWDAATGEELFSFDDPRSDGENPRRAVAISTDGRWGAALNQDGLVRVWDLTAKKEAFTVKPVRASLALLAFTPSGAQLLVSSADMTDEGMAGQIEIWDTAKGETIQTAQLPAPLMVKSMTFSPNGAWVAIGTNGGLLVWDAAKWAQIHALKTTVGSPRAVAFSPDGGLLAAGNQTGELKVWETPSGKERFAVNAHLDFIGALAFTTDGGCVVTASSDRTAKTWDAANGRELETLRGHNGAIMDLSIADSGERLATTSYDGTTKIWDIGADRRLYDMTAAAYCAAKGQLAGAVGNEAILWDAQTGREIMHFAGHAAKIYQLAVSPDGARLATAAGETADGRHFDLIRVWDTASGKALHALEAKGQKVMQLRFDPLGARLAVRAGNVLQVWDMATGEERLSVPEALGFAFSDDGSLFCAGTSQGDVTVYDAAMKERFRVKTEAAFGVTLAFSPDGQSLIGSSDVLAGDSYEGHLHFWSAADGRPIRAIKAHKGHVAYIAYAPDGRVFATAGADKLAKVWEAESGNELLTLSGHASEVASVAFTPNGQRIATASADGTFKLWERDTGREILTLQNAALHQKGEGASPGAIAFSPDSLQAATLTMPVALAPQVLRCFPWDIAQYPGNPEDKLQDRIEQYKRK; from the coding sequence ATGGACATGCACCGCAATATCCTGTTGGGGCTTTTGCTGGAAAAGCGAAACTTGGCGGGGGAAAATCTTCTGTCGAGCGCGGGCGGGCGGTGGTACCGCAATCCCGACCGCGATCTCGGCCGTCTGCTCGTGGATGTGGGCGCCCTTTCCGGCGACGACTTGCACCAAATCGGCAAGGAAATGGAAGCCATCATCGCGCAACAGGGCGGCGATGTTCGCGCGGCGATCAAGAGTCTGGGCGGCCCGGCCGCCGTTGCGCGCGTGTTCGGCGGGACAATCCCGATGGACGACGCCTGCAACATCGGTTCGACACACGCCCCGGCGTCGGACACGACAGGATCGTCCAGCACCATCGATCTGTCGGAACAATTCCAGCGCGACACGGTGCCGATTGCAAAAGACACGGACGACGATCCGCTGGCCGGCGGCACGCTTCAACCGATGCCGTTGACGGTGGGTCCCGCGTCGCGCGCAACAGCCACGGACGTTCCCGCCGTCAAGGAACATCCCGGCCGCTACAAGTCCATTCGCACCTTCGCGGCGGGCGGTATGGGCAAGTTGTTCCTCGTGCATGACCTGCACCTGAACCGCGACATCATCCTGAAGGAATTGTTGCCCGAACACCTTGAAGGGGTTGGCACGCGGCCCGGCACGCGCACGGTGGACATGCTGACCGTTCCCGTGGTGGCGCGGTTCATGCAGGAAGCGCGCATCACGAGCCAACTCGAACACCCGGCGATTGTGCCCGTGTACGAATTGGGCTACCGCGACGACGGCTCGTTGTATTACACGATGAAATACGTCCGGGGCCGCACGTTGCAGGACGTGCTCAACGAGACGCGCACCCTGTCGGATCGCCTGAACCTGCTCACGCGCTTTCTCGATCTCTGCCAGGCCATTGCCTACGCCCACAGCCGAAACGTGATTCACCGCGATATCAAGCCGCTCAACGTGATGGTCGGCGAATTCGGCGAGACGGTCGTGATTGACTGGGGCATTGCGAAAGTCCTCGGCAAAGAGGACATCCACGCGAAAGACATCGCCATGGCCTCGACCGCCCTTCAATCCGGCGACACCGCCTCGCTGACCAAAACGGTCTATGGACAGGCGATGGGATCGCCGTATTTCATGGCGCCGGAACAGGCCCAGGGGCGCGTGGATAAAATCGATCAGCGATCGGACATTTATTCGCTGGGCGCGGTGTTGTACACGATATTGAGCGGCCGTCTCCCGTATCTGGGCCTGTCGGCCAACGAATTCCTCAAAAAAGTCGTGAATACCCCGCCCGTGCCCATTCGCCAAATTCAGAAGGACGTGCCGCCCGAACTGGCCGCGATTTGCGAGCGGGCCATGCAGCGGAACCCCGAAGACCGCTATCAGACCGCGAAAGAACTCGCCGACGAAATCGAAAATTATCTTTCGGGCGGACTGGTGCGGGCGCATACCTACCGTTTTTCGGAACATCTCATGCGTTTCGTCAAGAAGCACAAGACCTTTTTGTCCACCGCGGCGGCGGGCCTTGTGGCGCTGGTGGCGCTGGGCGTTTTTTCGTACATTCGCGTGGTGCGCGAAAGGGATCGCGCCGAATTGGAGCGGCAACGCGCCGAGATCAACTGGCAGCGCGCCGAAACAGAAAAAAAGGCGGCGGAAGAGGCCCGCGGCAAGGAACAGATTGCGCGCGAAGCGGCCGAGCGCGAATTGTACTTTGCCAACATATCGCTCTCGGAACGCTGCATTCAGGAAAGGCGTATGGACCAGGCGCGGGCGCTTCTGGCCAACTGTCCGGATGTGCATCGCAACTGGGAATGGGGCCGTCTTGAATACCTCTGCAACGCGGATCGCATGACGCTCGCGCAAGGCGGGCAATTCGTGCGTTTTACGTCGAACGACGCCATCGCCACCTGTTCGGTGGACGGCCATCTCGTGCTTTCGCGGCTGGATACCGGCCAAACGGTCAAAGTTCTGGCCGACAAGGGCGGCTACCAGATGGACATAGCTGTGAGCGCCGTCGAGCCGCGCCGGTTGATTGCCGGCATCGAGGGACGCGTGGCCGTTTGGGATGCCGCGACGGGCGAGGAACTTTTTTCTTTCGACGATCCCCGTTCGGACGGCGAAAATCCGCGCCGGGCCGTGGCAATCAGCACCGACGGCCGATGGGGCGCCGCGCTCAATCAGGACGGCCTCGTGCGCGTGTGGGATTTGACCGCCAAGAAGGAGGCCTTCACGGTCAAGCCGGTCCGCGCAAGTCTCGCGCTGCTGGCCTTCACCCCGTCGGGCGCCCAGTTGCTCGTATCGTCCGCCGACATGACCGACGAAGGCATGGCCGGGCAGATTGAAATATGGGACACCGCCAAGGGTGAAACGATTCAAACCGCCCAACTCCCCGCGCCGCTGATGGTGAAATCCATGACGTTCAGCCCGAACGGCGCATGGGTGGCCATCGGCACCAACGGCGGCCTGCTGGTCTGGGATGCCGCGAAATGGGCGCAGATTCATGCGCTCAAAACAACGGTGGGCAGCCCGCGCGCGGTGGCGTTCAGTCCCGACGGGGGACTGCTTGCGGCGGGCAACCAGACGGGTGAACTCAAAGTGTGGGAGACGCCGTCCGGGAAGGAGCGTTTTGCCGTGAACGCACACCTCGATTTCATCGGGGCGCTTGCCTTTACCACGGACGGCGGCTGTGTGGTTACGGCGAGTTCCGATCGCACCGCCAAAACGTGGGACGCCGCGAATGGCAGGGAACTCGAGACGCTGCGCGGACACAACGGCGCGATTATGGATCTCTCGATTGCCGATTCCGGTGAACGCCTTGCCACCACCAGTTACGACGGTACGACGAAAATTTGGGACATCGGCGCCGATCGCAGACTCTACGACATGACGGCGGCCGCCTACTGCGCGGCCAAGGGCCAACTCGCCGGCGCGGTCGGAAACGAGGCCATCCTGTGGGACGCCCAAACCGGCCGCGAAATCATGCACTTTGCCGGTCACGCGGCGAAAATTTACCAGTTGGCCGTATCGCCGGACGGCGCGCGCCTCGCGACGGCCGCGGGCGAGACAGCCGACGGCCGTCATTTCGACCTGATCCGAGTTTGGGACACGGCGTCGGGCAAGGCGCTGCATGCGCTTGAGGCGAAGGGGCAGAAGGTCATGCAGTTGCGATTCGATCCTCTGGGCGCGCGGCTGGCCGTGCGCGCCGGAAACGTGTTGCAAGTCTGGGACATGGCTACGGGCGAGGAACGCCTGTCCGTGCCCGAGGCCCTCGGTTTTGCGTTCAGTGATGACGGCTCCCTCTTTTGCGCGGGCACGAGCCAAGGCGATGTGACCGTGTACGATGCGGCTATGAAAGAGCGTTTCCGCGTGAAGACCGAAGCGGCCTTCGGCGTGACGCTCGCGTTTTCGCCGGATGGTCAATCGCTCATCGGCAGCAGCGATGTGCTTGCGGGCGATAGCTACGAGGGGCATCTGCACTTTTGGAGCGCCGCGGACGGACGGCCGATTCGCGCAATCAAGGCGCACAAGGGGCATGTCGCCTACATCGCGTATGCGCCCGATGGACGCGTCTTCGCGACAGCCGGCGCGGACAAGCTCGCCAAGGTGTGGGAGGCCGAATCCGGCAACGAGTTGCTCACGCTCAGCGGCCACGCCAGCGAAGTCGCGTCGGTCGCCTTTACGCCCAACGGACAGCGCATCGCCACGGCCAGCGCCGACGGAACGTTCAAATTATGGGAACGGGATACCGGCCGCGAAATCCTGACGCTTCAAAATGCCGCGTTGCACCAGAAGGGCGAGGGCGCGTCGCCCGGCGCGATAGCGTTCAGTCCCGACAGCCTTCAAGCCGCCACCTTGACCATGCCGGTGGCGTTGGCCCCGCAAGTGCTCCGCTGTTTTCCATGGGACATCGCGCAGTATCCCGGAAACCCGGAAGACAAACTCCAGGATCGCATCGAACAATACAAGCGAAAATAG
- a CDS encoding heme-binding protein, with the protein MKRVIILAVVALIVVLMGAWIAVGHASNKGIEEPAFTIIKTGPLYEIRDYGPQIRAEVTIPGGYRETLYAGFRQIADYIFGNNTTRKEVAMTAPVLQEKSQPIAMTAPVLQEKAEKGNAFTVAFIMPREYSLESLPRPNNPAVRLRETPPMRYAVLRFSGYATEKRSKAKMALLLSALERDGIRPVSEPIVAQYNPPWTPPFMRRNEIQVAIP; encoded by the coding sequence ATGAAACGCGTGATTATCCTGGCTGTTGTTGCGCTGATCGTTGTATTGATGGGCGCGTGGATTGCGGTAGGCCACGCGTCCAATAAGGGCATCGAAGAACCGGCGTTCACGATCATAAAAACCGGGCCGTTGTATGAAATCCGGGACTATGGTCCACAAATTCGCGCGGAGGTCACCATTCCGGGCGGATATCGCGAAACGCTTTACGCGGGTTTCCGGCAGATTGCCGATTATATTTTCGGCAACAACACCACCCGGAAAGAGGTGGCCATGACCGCTCCGGTCCTGCAGGAAAAATCCCAACCGATCGCCATGACGGCCCCCGTGTTGCAGGAAAAGGCGGAAAAGGGAAACGCATTCACGGTCGCTTTCATTATGCCGAGAGAATATTCGCTGGAATCGTTGCCCCGTCCCAATAATCCGGCGGTGCGATTGCGCGAGACACCGCCCATGCGGTATGCCGTATTGCGTTTTTCCGGCTATGCCACGGAGAAAAGATCCAAAGCGAAAATGGCGTTGCTGCTTTCCGCGCTTGAACGGGACGGGATACGTCCAGTATCGGAACCGATCGTGGCGCAATACAATCCCCCGTGGACACCGCCGTTTATGCGCCGAAACGAAATCCAGGTGGCCATTCCATGA